The sequence AAAGGATCTGCCGCTAATAGAAGCGTCAAGCGAAAAGATCCGCGCAATATATAAAAAGCACCAATGGCAGGTCTTCTTTGGTCTTGTTCTTGGTTATGCCATGTTCTATGTGGTTCGTATGGCACTCGGTGTGGTGAAAAAACCGATGCTGGATGCAGGTATCGTAACCACCGCTGAACTCGGTTTAATGGGTTCTGCGTTCTTCTTTACCTACGCATTTGGTAAGTTCTCTAACGGCTTCTTGTCAGATTATGCCAATATTGGACGCTTTATGTCCATCTCGTTAATTGCCTCTTCCTTTGTTTGTATCTTCATGGGAATGTCAACGGCGAGCCTGTTCTTTATCCTGTTATGGGGTATTAACGGTTGGTTCCAATCTGTAGGTTCTGCACCTTCTTGCGTCTCTATCTTCCAATGGTTCTCACCAAAACAACGCGGTACGGTTTATTCCATCTGGGGTGGCTCGCGTAATATCGGTGAAGCAATCACATGGGTATTAACCGCGACCATAGTGAGCTTCTTCGGCTGGCGTGCTGGTTTTATCGGTGCAGGTATCGCAGGTATTGCTGCAGGTATCATCTTACTGATGATTTTAAAAGACCGTCCTCGTACTTATGGCTTACCTGATCCAGCAACCGCGTATGGCGAAGAGTCAGAAGCAGTTAAATCAAGTGATCCTAAAGAAACACGTCGTGCTCAGTTATTCGTATTAAAACAACCCACAGTGTGGATCATCGCAGCAGCATGTGCGGCGATGTATATCTCTCGCTATGCGATCAGTTCATGGGCTGTTCTATACCTACAAGGTTCAAAAGGTTACTCGCTGATTGATGCTGGCTTTGCCATGTCTACTTACCCAATCGCAGGTTTCTTCGGTGCAATCTTAGCGGGTATGGCTTCAGACAAACTGTTTAACGCTAACCGCCATATTCCAACACTGATTTACGGTATCGCCAACATTGCAGGTTTTGCACTGATGTTCTGGGGTCCACAAAGCCGTGTTATGGATGCAATTGCATTAAGTATGGTTGGTTTTGCAATGGGTGGTCTGGTTGTGTTCTTAGCAGGTTTAACCGCTTGTGACCTAATGCCGAAAAACGCAGTAGGCGCAGTAAAAGGCTTTATCGGACTGTTTGCTTATATTGCAGCATCAGCACAAGAACTGATTTCCGCCTCACTGATTAAAGTCACTCAAGTTGGTGATGTCACTAACTACGACTTCACCACCGTACAGTATTTCTGGATAGGTTCTGCCATCGTTTCCATGATTTTAGCGACGCTAGTCTGGAATGCGAAAAAAGTTACCATGGATTAATGAATTAATTAAGTTGTCATCAAGGGATACCGTTGGGTATCCCTCTTTAAAAAGAGAATGTCATTATGCGTAAGACAAAAATTGTTGCGACTCTTGGCCCAGCTAGCTGTTCAGAGCAGATGATTGAAAAGCTGATTATGGCAGGTGCTAACGTATTTCGTTTAAACTTTTCACACGGCACTCGCGAACAGCATCAAGCCACTGCCGCAACTATCCGTCAGGTCGCAGAAAAACATCGTGTATTTATCGGGATCTTAGCAGACCTGCAAGGCCCTAAAATTCGTATCGCTAACTTTAAAAATGATTCAATTCAATTAAAACAAGGCGATAACTTTATTCTAAATGCAGATTTAGACAGCACATTAGGCGACGAACAACAAGTTGGTTTGGACTATCCACAACTTGTTCAAGAAGTCACACCAGGGAATATTTTGTTACTTGATGATGGCAATATTCAATTACAAGTCAGCGCCGTCAATAATAATCAAATAGAGACCGTCGTTACTGTTGGTGGAAAACTCTCTAACCGTAAAGGCATTAACTTACTCGGTGGTGGTTTATCTGCTCCTGCATTAACAGACAAAGATAAACAAGACATACACACAGCAGCCGCTATTCAAGCAGATTACATCGCCGTTTCATTTCCACGTAATGGTGCGGATATTGAATATGCCCGTGGTTTAGTGATTGCCGCGGGAAGTGACGCCAAAATCGTTGCTAAAGTTGAACGTGCAGAAGTCGTTTCTTGTGAAGAAAACATGGATGACATCATTAAAGCCTCTGATGTCATTATGGTAGCGCGAGGCGATTTAGCCGTAGAAATTGGTGATGCCAGCTTACCGGGTGCACAAAAACAACTGATTGCACGCTGTCGCGCATTAGGTTGCCCTGTGATCACCGCAACTCAAATGATGGAATCAATGATTGAAAGCCCGATGCCAACCCGTGCAGAAGTCATGGATATTGCGAATGCGGTGGGTGATGGGACAGATGCCGTGATGCTATCAGCTGAAACAGCAGCGGGGAAATATCCTGTGGAAGCCGTTATTGCAATGGCTCGCGTAGCTGAAGGGGCTGAGCGTTCTTTTGCCGCGAATGTTGAAAATCCATGGCAATCGCCATCTTACTATTCACAAACAGGTCGTTGGATTGCACTCGCTGCTGCGACAACAGCTTTCCATGACGACAAGCATTTAAGTGTTGCGGCATTAACAGAAAATGGCAAATCAGTGACCTTATTGTCACGCTTTATGCCAAACAATAACGTATATGCATTAACAGATAATCCCGCACTTGCCGGTCAATTAACTGTATTACGTGGTGTAACGCCGGTCGCTTATCAACGTCAAAACAATAATGACTGCGATGAAAGTATCATGCAAAAACTGCAGACTGAAGGATTATTAACAGACATGAATTCACTCTTGATCACCCGTTTATCAACCTTTGAGAAAACCGGTGAAAGCGATTGTTGTCATCTTGTTCCTGTAAAACAGGTTGAAGTGGCAACGGCTTGAGTGTCTTCCATCAAGGAGCTTATGAGAGAGGCAACCTGAAGTAAATAACAAGAAAAAGAGCACACCAAATCATTTTAGCCACAAGGACTGTGGCTATTTTTATCTCTACTTATTATCGCAAGGATAGGCATCTTTTAATGCTAAAATATAAATTAACTCCAACGGCGTCTCTTTTTGTTTACTTTTCACGTCAGGATTTTTATCTAAATAAGCATCAATATGCTTAACCATAAAATCACTGTTTTGTTCCACTTTTTTAGGTGGGCAATAAAGTGGTTTAAAATCATGACTTTCATTCTCTAATCTTACTGACACCGCATAAAAATTAAATCCATTGGCAATACCATTAAGATAAGCTTGTGTCACGGACTCTAATTGCTTATTAGCAGGATTATCTTGAGTAAGCAATTGTTTAACTTGAAGATAAGCACTCAGCGTTATCGCTTGTGAATACAGTGGGAATAGCAATAGCATCCCGATTAACCCTTTTAATAACATTCCTTTTTTCATGCTGATTTCTCTTTGGTTCAATAGATATTGATTTCATTCTAATCGGTTTATTGCATTAAAAAAATACGCCATGAATATATGCAATGAAGATCTTTTAGAGGATCACATTGTATAAACCAAACTCATCAAATTGTGATCGCAAACTCATTTAGGATGGTTTCTAAACTAATTGATCGCTTTATACTTTACAAAGTAAATAAAACGGTGCATAACTATCAATCACAGACGATTTTATATAAAAAAAACATCTTTTAGTTTTGTTTCTAAACAAATGGAGTAGTAACGTGACACCGAACGTACCCAATACATTACGGCAAATGAATGCCTCGCTTGTATTAAATGTCATTCGTCATCAAGGTCCTTTGTCACGGGCTCAGATAGCCAAAATTAGCGGAATTACAAAAGCGACGGTGTCTGAAATTATTAACGATCTCCTTGAAGAAAAAATCGTTTATGAAAGCGGTGTCAGTTCACCCGCAGGACAAGGTAGAAAAGGTATTTTAGTGAACTTCGATCCTCAACACAGTTTAGGTGTCAGTATTGATTTAGGTGGAACCAAAATAGCTTATGCGGTTTTTAACTTAAATGCCGAATTGTTGTATGAGTATCAAGAACCTACCTTTGATACTGACGATCGTGAGCACTTTATTACGCA comes from Proteus vulgaris and encodes:
- a CDS encoding MFS transporter; the encoded protein is MLSFFKTRKDLPLIEASSEKIRAIYKKHQWQVFFGLVLGYAMFYVVRMALGVVKKPMLDAGIVTTAELGLMGSAFFFTYAFGKFSNGFLSDYANIGRFMSISLIASSFVCIFMGMSTASLFFILLWGINGWFQSVGSAPSCVSIFQWFSPKQRGTVYSIWGGSRNIGEAITWVLTATIVSFFGWRAGFIGAGIAGIAAGIILLMILKDRPRTYGLPDPATAYGEESEAVKSSDPKETRRAQLFVLKQPTVWIIAAACAAMYISRYAISSWAVLYLQGSKGYSLIDAGFAMSTYPIAGFFGAILAGMASDKLFNANRHIPTLIYGIANIAGFALMFWGPQSRVMDAIALSMVGFAMGGLVVFLAGLTACDLMPKNAVGAVKGFIGLFAYIAASAQELISASLIKVTQVGDVTNYDFTTVQYFWIGSAIVSMILATLVWNAKKVTMD
- the pyk gene encoding pyruvate kinase is translated as MRKTKIVATLGPASCSEQMIEKLIMAGANVFRLNFSHGTREQHQATAATIRQVAEKHRVFIGILADLQGPKIRIANFKNDSIQLKQGDNFILNADLDSTLGDEQQVGLDYPQLVQEVTPGNILLLDDGNIQLQVSAVNNNQIETVVTVGGKLSNRKGINLLGGGLSAPALTDKDKQDIHTAAAIQADYIAVSFPRNGADIEYARGLVIAAGSDAKIVAKVERAEVVSCEENMDDIIKASDVIMVARGDLAVEIGDASLPGAQKQLIARCRALGCPVITATQMMESMIESPMPTRAEVMDIANAVGDGTDAVMLSAETAAGKYPVEAVIAMARVAEGAERSFAANVENPWQSPSYYSQTGRWIALAAATTAFHDDKHLSVAALTENGKSVTLLSRFMPNNNVYALTDNPALAGQLTVLRGVTPVAYQRQNNNDCDESIMQKLQTEGLLTDMNSLLITRLSTFEKTGESDCCHLVPVKQVEVATA
- a CDS encoding Rap1a/Tai family immunity protein produces the protein MKKGMLLKGLIGMLLLFPLYSQAITLSAYLQVKQLLTQDNPANKQLESVTQAYLNGIANGFNFYAVSVRLENESHDFKPLYCPPKKVEQNSDFMVKHIDAYLDKNPDVKSKQKETPLELIYILALKDAYPCDNK